agcggggggggggggggggggggtgatgtcATCTATGTCAGAGAGGGCAGGGGAGGATTGATTTAATCTGAATGTCACTCAGAGGAGGTGCAGCCAGGGTTGACATCCTGACAGAGACGAGATGCAAGATAGACGTTTAGACGATAGATGTTTGACTTCAATTTGGTCACAGGCGTGACAAAGTGCAGTTAATTTCAACTTCCCCACAGACAGGAGGACCAATTAGGGTTGATCATGTCTTCACCTCACGTAGCGCAGGTGCAACAGGAGTAAAAAGACTTGATGGGTTGACTTCAATTTCGGTTCGGGGCCCAGGTAAACAAACCTGTCATCAAGGAGGTCATCGTGGAGGTGCAAACAAGAAGAAGGCAGGATGGACTTCAACTTTTATCACCGCAGCGAGATGAAGAAGTCAGTCTCTACCTGAATTTCTACTCTGGAGAAAGAAAGTTAGAGAGTACCTCAACTGTTGTCATTGATTATGTCCAGGAAGGAAAAACGTGAAGGCAAGGTTTACAACAGTTTCAACATTGTGAAAGAAATGAGGTGTGGGAAGGAGAAAGAAGGTTCGGGTTGACTTTATCAAGTGTCAATCAAGACGACATTCCGGAAGAATAAAGTGAAGGCAGCATTGACTTCAATTTCATGTGATACGGAAGGTGCAGACAAGAAGCAGGCAGGCGGATTGTCAACTTCTGCTCAGGAAGTATAGACATGGACTTCTGTCATTTAAGATGAGGGCCAGGAAGGACAAAAGTGAAGGCAGGGTTGACTTCGACTTTGTGTCATATGGGAGGTGGAGGCAAGAAGGAAAGTGGGACTTCTCAGGTAGTCATAATAAAGAAGGCTAGTCAGTCCCTGGAATTCTGTCATTCATGACCAGGTCCAGGAAGAACAAAAGTGAAGGCAGGGTTGACTTTGTCATTGGGTTTAAGGAGGTAAGAAGAATGTATGATTGACTTCAACTCCTGTCAGGAAAAGGAAGGCAGGAAAAATTCAGATTTTCAGATTCAAGACAAGGTCCCTAGGAAAGACTAAAGTGAAGGCAGAATTGACCTCATGTTGTTATTTTGTAACAAAGTGGACTGGACTGTTTGTCTGTAGAAAAACAATGTAGTAGCCAAGCGTCAGTATGAGTAGTATGGTTTCCTATTTGCACTATGCAACATTATGGAACGTGTTTCCCATCTGCATCCATTAGCGTCCATTTTGGTGCAATCTGCTGTATAATTCAAACGTGTCCGTAATGGCCATTTAACAACAGCAGCCTATTGATTGACGCGAGTGTTTTGTGGAAGTCAGGCTGCATGCACTGACATGCTCTCCCCCAGCAAACAACATCGCCCACTGCACTGACGTCAAAGGATCCTCTATCCACACTGCctgcctccctcccttccttaaAGGGCCAGCAAGCACTTGTTCTCATTCAATACTCTCCACAGCAACCAGAGAGGGAATGCGCCACTTGCCTTTTACACGCCTTAGGAGTCAGTGAACGCCTCGCCCGTCTGACACACTATCCATTCACTTAACAGCTGCAATGTGCTCTTTTTTTAGCGCGTTAAAAAATAGGATTAGGACATCATCGAGGTGACGGGATGACATTAAGGTGCCTGTCGTGTTTAAACATGcaaagacattttgacaaacattCACTTTGATTATgacttcaggattttttggcaGTCTGCATCAAATGTGAACATGTGTGACGCGCCATAAAAACTCCCGTTTCCAAATAGGCTCGATGCCGACTCAGATGCGGGCCTCCGAGTGACCTTTACCAGCACCATGGGGTCAACGGGCACAGGCTAAAAAAATGGACGACTGACGAGTATAGCTTGCGACACGCTAACCTTTGCAATATTTCACTTGTAATTTGCAGCGGTGATATTACTAATTTGGTTATTTTCAGCTTTTGACTTTATTGTACTAGAACATGACACCCTACCTATTTGCATAatggccatatatatatatatatatatatatatatatatatataaatgggaACGATATGAATCTGGATTGAATCAGACAAAACCAAAGTCATATTAAGgtaacaaaatgtattatttctttgatttattttagaaaattaaGACACTACAGatggatttatttgtatttgttttattatttaaaaatgattaaatataagGAAGTCACTACTGGTGggaaaatagatttttattctattttagaaaaataatgGATTGACTAGTGtgccaattttatttattattattgaaaatgatttgaatcGGTACTGATGTCAATTAAAGAAAATTAGGGTATCCGgacttgaaaatattttgttagaaAAAACGAGTCACATTATATTAGAAAAATATTCACTACTGGTGGTGATTTGTACAATTTATTGAGAAAATCATTTCTTgtgcaaattttttattttgacttttaaaaaaaagaacaaaagagtTTTTACTGGTGGCAAATtgtattcatgttttaaatactgtacatgtcttTAAAACATGCTTATTGGGCAGGATTGGACTTGTCAATCAAAACGTTGGCCCTCCTCCTTCCTCATtcttttatagttttttttgtaaacaacaacaacaatagaggAAAAGTCACCGAGATgttcttgttctttgttttaGTTGAAAGGGAGCTGACGACGAACGCAACACAATGGCAGGTAAACGACGCCTCAAACGTGACAAATTGAAGACAACATGTTGTTTATGACGTAGGGACGCGTTGTCCTTACATGGAGCTGAACGGGCTGCCGCGGTTGTATTCTTGACAACTACCGCCATCGTGTGGTCATTTTGAAGAATACTGCGAGAGAGCGCCGTATAAAAAGCTCAGATTTTCATTATCAATAATTGTTATTTCCATTTATACTTGTAGTAAACTGAAGCTAAAATCTACTCCAATCTTTGtggattgtaaaaaaaaataaaataaattataataaaataaaaatctattagCTGTTTATAGTTTTACCTGGCGACCAGCCGTTGACATGGTAACCAAGCCAACACAATAGTAAGAGTCAAAAAGATTGTTGCAGACATGGGAAACATATGCACTTCGCATGACTATTCCTCCCGACCTGGTCTGTAACGTCCttcttatttattgtatttaagcAATctaaaacagcttttttttctttttccatttaggttttgtaatattttagaaaaaaaatattatgttttttacattttgatttgttttaatgagGCAGCGTTTCataacttaaaacatttttgttttgtatttgtttgcatATGTTATTATCAACCTCCCGACATGGTTCAGAACATCCATGGGGTTTTAATTTCATTCATACAACTTTTAAActgccattttcatttttttttaagtttgtgaTTGTTTTAGAAATATAATACAGACACTACTGATAGcaattttctttcaatttacatataaaataggattttttaaaattctcttACTATTAGTGTATCCTCTACATGAATTGCAACATTTgttatttattgcatttatGAAGTCTTAAACTGCCTTTTTTctatattgtaaataattttaaaagttaATGGAACCACtcaatttttgtttacatttttattttttgttaagtgtactttttaattttttttcatccttgcaaactgtttttttaacatccatccatttttgttaTTGATTGCATTCATGCAGTCttaaactgtcttttttttctattgattgttttgttgaattatttagaatttttttaacattctttattttacttttttgttttgtttattttttattttttagaaagctAAGGGTATCATGACTCATCATTATTAAATAGCcttttttctgtttgcagaCAAGATCAAAGACGCTAAAATCATCTTTGTGGTCGGTGAGTATAAGCACAAGTCTGAATTTTGGCACACATGCAAAGACGCTCATGTATGTTTGAACACGCTGCCATTTCCAGGCGGGCCCGGGTCCGGCAAGGGCACCCAGTGCGCGATGGTGGTGAAAAAGTACGGCTTCACCCATTTGTCGTCCGGCGACCTGCTCCGCGCCGAGGTGGACTCGGGCTCTGAGAGGGGCAAGCAGCTTCACGCCATCATGCAGAAGGGAGAGCTGGTGCCCCTGGTGAGACGGGCACACACGTTCAACTCATGAAACAActctcttgctttttttttttcttttgattgtcCAAGATGAGGgttattcaaaacaaacaggCAATTTAGCGAATAGAGAACATTGATTCTAAttcattcccccccaaaattgaagTACTGTATCATAAACTCTAGAAATATTATaaacatattacaaaaatatcatGGCAATAATAGaaatattcaattatttttttaaatattagaaatgtttttgtagccttaaaatacaaaaacattctaaaataataatttaaaaatgtcttaaatatttaaaatgtcttaaatatttaaaatgttatattatcACCCTTAAATTATTAGATATGCTCAAAGATACTctcacaaatattaaaaaaaatttacaaactTTCCACgatagaaaatgtgtttgttcttaaaatattagaaacattcCAATAAGTGTGTTGATAATccaccaataagcatttttgtgGTTGGTCACCCCaccaaaagaaaagacaaagaaaaaaacaaaaaacaaatctgcgcTGGGGGGTCTGCTGTATATTTAACTGAGCTGAAGTAACATATGAAGTGTACAACTTTTGAATGTTCCAGTCTACTTGAGTTATGTTGTTGTATGTTCAGGACACGGTGCTGGACATGATTAAGGACGCCATGATCGCCAAGGCCGACGTGTCTAAGGGCTTCCTCATCGACGGCTACCCCCGCGAGCTGAAGCAGGGCGAGGAGTTTGAGAAGAAGGTTAATTAAAAGACTTTTTGATGATGCAAAAACAACACTTAAACCAATCTCTGTGACGTTTCTGCGGTCCCAGATCGGTAAACCGTGCCTGCTGCTGTACGTGGACGCCAAGTCCGAGACCATGGTCAAGAGGCTTCTGAAGCGCGGCGAGACCAGCGGCCGCTCGGATGACAACGAGGAGACCATCAAGAAGCGTCTGGACCTCTACTACAAGGCCACCGAGCCCGTCATCACCTTCTACGAGAAGCGTGGCATCGTCAGGAAGGTGAGGAGCATCATTATTATCGCACTGGTACCTTGAAttatgagtgccccaacttTTCTCGAGTTACGAGctgtcaatatatatatatatatatatatatatatatatatatgctttaTTTTTGCTTATAACGTGCTGAGAAGAAGCGGAGATGATCCCTATTCTGCCCTGCCTTAGCGTGCCCTCCGGCAGATAGCAAACagttctattaaaaaaaaaaaaaaaaaaaaaaaaaggtcatcaaATCTTGTGTATTATACCCTACATGtgctatatgtatatattatactaCTCCCTGGTGGTCAAGGCGCgcgcaccagaaggagcagcacaatgtccactgaattacagcaaaaaatgttctttttattttaattaattatgtatatttttatatacagtaaaatactaaGAGTGCtaattttctttaataaaaaataatttcattggtGCGTTTGTTGCGTCTGGAAGAGATTAATGGCCtttgcatttatttcaatgggaaaagttgATATGAGATACGAgcgatttgagttacaagcgtggttacacaatgaattaaactcataagtcaaggtaccactgtaatattactgtgaatctatctgatgacatcatcatatCACCCTGCCCAGGTGGACTCTGAACTTCCTGTGGAGGAGGTCTTCAGCCAGGTCTCCAAAGCTATTGATGCACTGtagttcataaaaaaacaaacaaaaaaaacacacaatgacaacactcttgtttgtttgttgctttgAGTTTCCCgtgacctccgccaaggcccaGCCTAGGTTTTGGGTTTCCTCTTCTCCTGCCTTGCCACCCAGTGTAGAAAGTAGAACAGTTCAGACAAACGACACAGGCCGTGTCAATTGTTGATTTTAATATATGCCACGGGCTGCTAAAAAAGAGACAGCAGTCTATAAATGGCCCGCGGGGTGTAGTTTGGACACCGCTGCTCTCCGCTGTCCGTAGTGTGTCtgagagtgtgaatgcttgcttgtttatatgggacctgtgattggctggtgagcaaTCCAGGGCGTACGCCGCAGACACGACGGTCATCCCACAATCAGATGAGTCGATGACGTCATCGCCAGCGTTTGGTGTGATAATGAAATACCTGCTTTACAGCGACAACAGGCCGGTAAAATGGTGTAAACCTCACACAGGCTCTGATACTTCCTCTTCTTCGTCCCCGCAATTCTGTGCCATTTGTACAGAACAGCGCCTCgccttttacaggcagtgtcaAGGGGGCTTTACATACATGCCTCGCCCCGCCTCTGGTACTACTTCCAAAGGCGGAAAAGTGCCCGGTCCACTTGGTCCTCCATCCCAAGTCAGTGCCTTTTATACCTCACACAACCCTGGAAAAAGGCAGACGAAAGACAGCTTGTACATGCAGTGTAAAGGGGTTTTTACACAAGTGTTCTCCCTCCTGTTCTACTACCTCCGAATGTGGAAAATTGGCAGGTCTACTTGGCCCCACCCATTCTGTGTCAGTGCAGTTTGTAAAGAACAGCAACACAGAAAAGAGATGTAAAAATGCTAGTTTTTACAGGAAGTGCAAGGGACTTGACACACAAGCATCATCCTGCCACTCAATGCCGGGCTGACTTCATTCCTCCCATTCCGTGTCGGTGAGGTTTACACAGAACAGCATCATGGAAAAAGGTAGAAACGTGCCAATTTTCACACACATGCATCATCTATTCTTGCACGGCAGGGCTCTGATATTACCGACGAAGGCAGGAAAATGTCAATTTTGTCGCACCATTCCTGCAGAACAGTGGGACGGAAGAAAAGGCGGAGGCATGCCTTTCAGAGGCTGTGAAAGAGGCTTTACACGCATACAAGGTCTTGCCTGTTACAGCTCTGATACTAATTCCAAAGGTGGAAAATTGCCCCGATTCCATTTATGCTGTTTATACACTACAGGCAGCTTGAAAGGGGCAACAGATGCACACGCCTACTGctgtatatttgtattattcccGAAGATACTGAGTAAAATATCAAAAGATGCTAACTATTCAAACGAAATCAAACCATTTATCGTATGACTCTTAAGTAGTCCTGCTCACAAACAACGAAAACGtccttggcggaggtaatgACAGAAATAGCACATTTCCCACTCATGTGCCTCCAAACCTGCAGTAAGAAAACAAAAGGTTCACACAGACTTATGAATCCGCATATTGCAGCATGAATAAGCGAATATTCacttgtatacagtatattcatacggaaagcaatatattttaattgtttacaATTTGTCAACATCATATAAAACCCTTAACTGTATTCTGTcattacaaataaacaaactactcaccctttgaggCCCGACAGTCAcaaaaaggtgaagctctccTCTTGTCATTTTAATGCTCGTCATTAGCCAATATGTTTTTTTACGACTGCAACCGTTTGGTAAACTACAGTGTACCAAACCTTTTGTTTGGCCGCAATGAGTTGTATTTCCTTTTCTAGGGTTATCATCAAACCCATTTGCCACACTGGTAGTTTATCCTTTAAATGCTCACTGAGCTAAA
The sequence above is a segment of the Phyllopteryx taeniolatus isolate TA_2022b chromosome 15, UOR_Ptae_1.2, whole genome shotgun sequence genome. Coding sequences within it:
- the ak1 gene encoding adenylate kinase isoenzyme 1 isoform X1; the encoded protein is MADKIKDAKIIFVVGGPGSGKGTQCAMVVKKYGFTHLSSGDLLRAEVDSGSERGKQLHAIMQKGELVPLDTVLDMIKDAMIAKADVSKGFLIDGYPRELKQGEEFEKKIGKPCLLLYVDAKSETMVKRLLKRGETSGRSDDNEETIKKRLDLYYKATEPVITFYEKRGIVRKVDSELPVEEVFSQVSKAIDAL
- the ak1 gene encoding adenylate kinase isoenzyme 1 isoform X2, translating into MQRKQTAQAQLCYKKAERGGRRAAVQKEPCTLARWWGDPQGLRPAPRTGRSRDRSHRKDKIKDAKIIFVVGGPGSGKGTQCAMVVKKYGFTHLSSGDLLRAEVDSGSERGKQLHAIMQKGELVPLDTVLDMIKDAMIAKADVSKGFLIDGYPRELKQGEEFEKKIGKPCLLLYVDAKSETMVKRLLKRGETSGRSDDNEETIKKRLDLYYKATEPVITFYEKRGIVRKVDSELPVEEVFSQVSKAIDAL